Proteins encoded together in one Tripterygium wilfordii isolate XIE 37 chromosome 14, ASM1340144v1, whole genome shotgun sequence window:
- the LOC120014126 gene encoding uncharacterized protein LOC120014126, with protein MDPDEIYEEFYEESMIPRLTALEGTRIAEYPGTGRATLEIELIEKRLTLNYDDGEVLLEHELETHQSYLPQLSPRQLTEPYLLRPILYDNPFVNNLLAQNDLDLLAEDIAFYARGLFSSPDSSNYLSTLAWTGDGAYIFAQVEAASGVYVKRMSQQQLDDHGPCPICLEAYSAAAMELIQLPCRHVFHEHCILSWLKNAATCPMCRRQHPRSLQTLLVEEESLYYMSDLPPPASTNTA; from the coding sequence ATGGATCCCGACGAAATTTATGAAGAATTTTATGAAGAATCCATGATACCAAGATTAACAGCATTGGAAGGCACGAGGATAGCAGAATATCCCGGCACGGGAAGAGCCACGCTTGAAATTGAGCTGATAGAGAAACGCCTTACGTTGAATTATGACGATGGTGAAGTCCTCCTCGAACACGAATTAGAGACCCACCAATCTTATCTCCCCCAACTCTCACCTCGACAGCTCACCGAACCGTACCTGCTCAGACCTATTCTCTACGACAATCCATTCGTCAACAACCTCTTAGCACAAAATGATTTGGATCTATTGGCCGAAGATATTGCATTCTATGCACGGGGTTTGTTTTCTTCTCCCGACTCCTCTAATTATTTGTCAACGTTGGCTTGGACTGGGGATGGAGCTTACATCTTCGCACAAGTGGAGGCTGCCAGCGGTGTCTACGTTAAGAGGATGAGCCAACAGCAGCTGGATGATCATGGTCCTTGTCCCATTTGTTTGGAAGCCTACTCCGCCGCCGCAATGGAGCTAATTCAACTACCTTGTCGCCACGTGTTTCATGAACACTGCATACTTTCTTGGTTGAAGAACGCCGCCACATGTCCCATGTGCCGCCGCCAGCATCCACGAAGTCTGCAAACTCTCTTGGTAGAAGAAGAAAGCCTCTACTACATGTCCGATCTGCCGCCGCCAGCTTCCACGAACACTGCATAG